Proteins co-encoded in one Amia ocellicauda isolate fAmiCal2 chromosome 11, fAmiCal2.hap1, whole genome shotgun sequence genomic window:
- the LOC136762732 gene encoding variable charge X-linked protein 1-like, whose product MLACGTKVHRRAERGERRAERGERREERGERREERGERREEEKKGAGDVADVLHGGRGPAMGGTAALAKKHQEWDEEGSTSSSSSGYSGSSLPPCPGQEEDRPGRVEEEDLLWLEQESLWPYLPPEPQRAEVFLPLEPQRAKPEYPVSKREEPECSESRRERPECPVSEREEPECPEPQREEPDCPEPRREEPDCPEPRREDLESPVSEREDPECPEPWREEPEYPPYLMEEYPPPCLAEESAPEH is encoded by the exons ATGCTTGCCTGTGGTACCAAGGTGCACAGGAGAGCGGAGAGAGGAGAGCGGAGAgcggagagaggagagaggagagaggagagaggagagaggagagaggagagaggagagaggagagaggaggagaaaaaagG AGCAGGAGACGTCGCTGATGTCCTGCATGGAGGAAGAGGACCTGCAATGGGAGGAACTGCTGCCTTGGCAAAAAAACACCAGGAGTGGGACGAGGAAGGCAGCACCTCTTCCTCATCTTCAGGATACTCgggctcctccctccctccatgtCCAGGACAAGAGGAAGACCGGCCAGGGAGAGTGGAAGAAGAGGACCTGCTGTGGCTAGAGCAAGAGAGCCTCTGGCCATATCTGCCGCCGGAGCCACAGAGGGCTGAGGTGTTCCTGCCGCTGGAGCCACAGAGGGCGAAACCCGAGTATCCAGTGTCCAAGAGGGAGGAGCCCGAGTGTTCAGAATCCCGGAGGGAGAGACCTGAGTGTCCCGTGTCCGAGAGGGAGGAGCCGGAGTGTCCAGAGCCCCAGAG GGAGGAGCCCGATTGTCCAGAGCCCCGGAGGGAGGAGCCCGATTGTCCAGAGCCCCGGAGGGAGGACCTCGAGTCTCCCGTGTCCGAGAGGGAGGACCCTGAGTGTCCAGAGCCCTGGAGGGAGGAGCCCGAGTATCCACCATACCTGATGGAAGAGTATCCGCCACCGTGTCTGGCAGAAGAGTCTGCCCCTGAGCACTGA